A portion of the Bifidobacterium sp. ESL0800 genome contains these proteins:
- a CDS encoding inositol monophosphatase family protein: MTTNPRALALKVAQVAQDAGKHALHDQINPQDFAELEIPSTTRQLGSTIDKKLVAFIENRLNYLEPFDGMWRDRPEGAKPGDRFWCVGPIDGAINFRRNMSEWTITVSLFEFNEENSAQPVLGVVHAPALGLTYLAASGQGAIRIRRTPIGEKRGKVFPSTISSLNGSVVSFGMSHVPAESERAFHVLSHIAGKPADVKRIGPVSLDLCKVADGTYDAYFEPHLHQWDIPAVSAGTVVVRQAQGRVSRWNGNPIHWRGENDIVATNGPITEDLKPYLVDLAYPFQ, from the coding sequence ATGACGACTAATCCAAGAGCATTGGCGCTCAAAGTGGCTCAGGTGGCCCAGGACGCAGGCAAACACGCGCTTCATGATCAGATCAATCCCCAGGATTTTGCCGAACTGGAAATTCCTTCAACCACCAGACAGCTTGGCAGCACCATCGACAAGAAACTCGTCGCCTTCATCGAAAACCGTCTCAACTATCTTGAGCCGTTTGACGGCATGTGGCGCGACAGGCCCGAAGGCGCAAAACCCGGGGACCGTTTCTGGTGCGTCGGCCCGATCGACGGGGCCATTAATTTCCGACGGAATATGAGCGAATGGACCATCACCGTCTCTCTTTTCGAATTCAACGAGGAAAACTCGGCACAACCGGTACTGGGTGTCGTGCATGCTCCTGCCCTGGGCCTGACCTATCTGGCCGCCAGCGGACAGGGAGCCATCCGCATTCGTCGTACGCCTATCGGGGAGAAAAGAGGCAAGGTATTTCCCTCGACCATCAGCTCGCTGAACGGTTCCGTAGTGAGTTTCGGTATGTCACATGTTCCCGCGGAATCAGAACGCGCGTTCCACGTCCTGAGCCATATAGCCGGCAAACCGGCCGACGTCAAGCGTATCGGACCGGTATCGCTCGATCTGTGCAAGGTGGCGGACGGCACTTACGACGCCTATTTCGAACCGCACCTGCACCAGTGGGATATTCCTGCCGTCTCGGCCGGCACCGTCGTCGTTCGCCAGGCACAAGGCCGGGTGAGCCGCTGGAACGGCAATCCGATACACTGGCGCGGCGAGAACGACATCGTGGCCACCAACGGTCCGATTACCGAAGACCTGAAGCCATATCTTGTCGACTTGGCGTATCCGTTCCAATGA
- a CDS encoding HU family DNA-binding protein, with the protein MAYNKSDLVSKIAQKSNLTKAQAEAAVNAFQDVFVEAMQSGEGLKLTGLFSAERVRRAARTGRNPRTGETIKIPASYGVRISAGSLLKKAVSDKK; encoded by the coding sequence ATGGCATACAACAAGTCTGATCTCGTTTCGAAGATTGCACAGAAGTCCAACCTGACCAAGGCTCAGGCCGAAGCGGCCGTCAACGCCTTCCAGGATGTGTTCGTCGAGGCAATGCAGTCCGGCGAAGGCCTGAAGCTCACCGGTCTCTTCTCCGCCGAGCGCGTTCGCCGCGCCGCACGTACCGGCCGCAACCCGCGCACCGGCGAAACGATCAAGATCCCGGCATCCTACGGTGTCCGCATCTCCGCCGGCAGCCTGCTCAAGAAGGCAGTCTCCGACAAGAAGTGA
- a CDS encoding proteasome accessory factor PafA2 family protein yields MPQLRDSSNQGPGNTTSRSPDYDSFHRIFGVETEYGVSVTGTDKPCDPGQVAMMMFAPILSRTRSTNTYLENGSRLYLDVGSHPEYATAEARDPATALTQDLAGESIMRRLALGAQQRLRKTHGEHAAIHLFKDNVDSAGHAFGCHENYLVRRYVSLPIIKAQLLPFLVTRQLLTGAGRVTQNGFEITQRAAFLDEGVSSSTTRFRPMVNTRDEPHADPDEFRRLHVIIGDSNRSQWATKMKLATTHLVLCAIESAAKQGVVASGFECCALTDPSRSNKAMSADLSCSKPVVQLEDIDAFRTMQQKLGLRPTVFADGQHSDAVTALEIQYLYLDIVSRFIESHRVQIEQSLPNTDCSDILCEWRTALDALDAKDFSTLSDRVDWVAKYQLLSEMAKRNPALSEVQARQIDMDYHDIVNGSIYSSLVAHGLMKTLVTDDAAEHAVENPPEDTRAALRGAFVRQALDAGATFTCDWTHLKTTAPTRHTAELIDPFAFTPDSEYQQLMESL; encoded by the coding sequence ATGCCGCAGCTGCGCGACAGCAGCAATCAGGGCCCCGGCAACACCACGTCCCGCTCCCCCGATTATGATTCGTTCCACCGTATTTTCGGCGTCGAAACCGAATACGGCGTATCAGTGACAGGAACCGATAAACCCTGCGATCCCGGCCAGGTCGCCATGATGATGTTTGCACCGATACTTTCACGGACTCGCTCCACCAACACCTACTTGGAAAACGGCTCACGGCTTTATCTCGACGTCGGCTCGCACCCGGAATACGCCACAGCAGAGGCACGCGACCCTGCAACAGCGCTCACACAGGACTTGGCAGGCGAATCCATCATGCGTCGCCTTGCCCTCGGAGCGCAACAGCGTCTGCGCAAAACCCACGGCGAGCATGCAGCCATTCATCTGTTCAAAGACAATGTCGATTCCGCCGGTCACGCGTTCGGATGCCACGAGAACTATCTGGTACGGCGTTATGTCTCTTTGCCGATCATCAAGGCGCAGCTGTTGCCGTTTTTGGTGACCCGTCAGCTCTTGACCGGTGCCGGAAGAGTCACGCAAAACGGCTTCGAAATCACGCAGCGCGCGGCGTTCCTCGATGAGGGGGTCTCCTCCTCCACCACACGTTTCCGGCCGATGGTCAACACGCGCGACGAGCCGCACGCCGACCCGGACGAATTCCGCAGGCTGCACGTCATCATCGGCGATTCCAACCGTTCGCAGTGGGCGACGAAGATGAAACTCGCCACCACGCATCTGGTGCTCTGTGCCATCGAGAGCGCCGCGAAACAAGGCGTTGTTGCCTCGGGCTTTGAATGCTGCGCCCTGACTGACCCAAGCCGGTCCAACAAGGCGATGAGCGCCGACCTGAGCTGCAGCAAACCGGTGGTACAGCTCGAAGATATCGACGCCTTCCGCACAATGCAGCAAAAACTCGGGCTGCGGCCCACCGTTTTCGCCGATGGACAGCATTCCGACGCTGTGACGGCCTTGGAAATTCAGTACCTGTATCTCGATATCGTTTCACGGTTTATCGAATCGCATCGTGTGCAAATCGAGCAATCCTTGCCGAACACCGATTGCTCGGATATTTTGTGTGAATGGCGAACCGCTCTTGACGCATTGGACGCCAAGGATTTCAGCACGTTGTCCGACCGTGTCGACTGGGTTGCGAAATACCAGTTGCTCAGTGAAATGGCGAAGCGCAATCCTGCGCTCTCGGAGGTGCAGGCGCGGCAAATCGATATGGACTACCACGACATCGTCAACGGATCCATTTATTCGTCATTGGTGGCGCATGGCCTGATGAAGACACTTGTGACTGACGACGCTGCGGAACATGCCGTTGAAAACCCACCGGAAGACACGCGGGCCGCACTGCGGGGAGCATTCGTCCGTCAGGCACTGGATGCCGGAGCCACGTTCACCTGCGATTGGACGCATCTGAAGACAACGGCCCCGACCCGCCACACTGCTGAATTGATTGATCCGTTCGCCTTTACACCCGATTCGGAGTATCAGCAGTTGATGGAGAGCCTATAG
- a CDS encoding ubiquitin-like protein Pup: MAQQFAQQQHRSVEPQSQVAQNRQKAARSQEQEDALDAVLDDISSTLETDAETYVSSFVQKGGE, encoded by the coding sequence ATGGCACAGCAGTTCGCCCAGCAGCAACATCGTAGCGTTGAACCTCAATCACAGGTTGCGCAAAACAGGCAGAAGGCCGCCCGATCCCAAGAGCAGGAGGATGCTCTGGACGCCGTGCTCGACGACATCTCGTCGACCTTGGAAACCGATGCGGAAACCTACGTCTCCAGCTTCGTCCAAAAAGGCGGCGAGTGA